The Pecten maximus chromosome 11, xPecMax1.1, whole genome shotgun sequence genome has a segment encoding these proteins:
- the LOC117337454 gene encoding coiled-coil domain-containing protein 113-like — translation MADSESMSLDTSNDAGDDPLQDMSDEQLFHMVEEMLKENDVLATETQMFEKYLKRNETKDALGAPGQGAATTGVIPSASNQDVMRGVNRKRSKSRSSNIDKSSMRLNTEQKCDIAQKEIDELKEEIEKLKENCEKILDTFKAIMEEADLRLAETKKESYEFDRDILKGSVNARTATVMAEKVVRYFEDKLRSRDALVEKLRLKNSTLKVQKKKLHLQLKQKEEMGEVLHEVDFNQLKIENQQYLEKIDERNQDLLRLKLMAGKTLQVLNSYKKKLHTLTMESERLKSEITARNDLLTRIDAETKVVEVERAKAEKINRKLRQQLADYRVPEVMDYVTEKADLYELQKKVRSWERKVEIAEMALKTHRKSWNQLQAGANQMQATQWRMMEAV, via the exons ATGGCCGACTCGGAGTCAATGAGTCTCGATACCAGCAATGATGCTGGGGACGATCCACTGCAGGATATGTCAGATGAACAACTTTTTCACATGGTTGAGGAAATGCT AAAAGAAAATGACGTTCTTGCAACAGAAACACAgatgtttgagaaatatctcAAAAGAAATGAGACAAAAGATGCTTTGGGAGCTCCAGGACAGGGTGCTGCCACAACAGGAGTCATTCCATCAGCTTCCAACCAGGATGTGATGCGGGGTGTGAACAGGAAGAGGTCAAAATCTAGAAGTAGTAACATTGATAAGTCTTCGATGCGCCTTAACACAGAGCAGAAATGTGACATTGCGCAAAAAGAAATTGATGAACTCAAagaagaaattgaaaaattgaaagaaaactGTGAAAAGATTCTTGATACATTTAAG GCCATAATGGAAGAAGCAGATTTAAGATTAGCGGAAACCAAGAAAGAGTCTTATGAATTTGATCGAGACATATTGAAAGGTTCGGTCAATGCTAGAACAGCAACAGTTATGGCGGAGAAAGTTGTACGGTACTTTGAGGACAAACTAAGATCTCGA GATGCCTTAGTTGAAAAGCTACGCCTGAAAAATTCAACATTGAAAGTGCAGAAGAAAAAGTTACATCTACAGCTGAAACAG AAAGAAGAGATGGGAGAGGTCTTACATGAGGTGGACTTTAATCAACTCAAGATAGAAAACCAGCAGTATTTGGAGAAGATAGATGAGAGGAATCAGGACCTGCTCCGATTAAAGCTAATGGCTGGCAAGACACTACAGGTCCTCAACTCATACAAG AAAAAGCTACATACATTAACGATGGAGTCCGAGAGATTAAAATCTGAAATCACAGCCAGGAACGACCTGCTGACAAGAATAGATGCTGAAACAAAGGTGGTGGAAGTG GAACGTGCAAAAGCAGAGAAAATAAACAGAAAGCTACGCCAACAACTGGCAGATTATAGAGTACCAGAAGTAATGGACTACGTCACAGAAAAAGCCGATTTGTACGAACTGCAGAAGAAAGTGCGGAGCTGGGAAAGGAAGGTTGAAATAGCTGAG ATGGCACTGAAGACCCACAGAAAGTCATGGAACCAACTGCAGGCAGGAGCCAATCAGATGCAAGCAACACAGTGGCGAATGATGGAGGCTGTGTAG